The following proteins are encoded in a genomic region of Coffea eugenioides isolate CCC68of chromosome 6, Ceug_1.0, whole genome shotgun sequence:
- the LOC113776323 gene encoding heavy metal-associated isoprenylated plant protein 35-like yields the protein MGKLSFGRVLDRFCLSSSGSGSCLCINNYASEDERELESKPLITTPETGQLVKIKDVISAPPTLALQLKPKTVVLKVSMHCNGCARKVKKHISKMEGVTSYEVDLESKMVVVIGDIAPFEVLESVSKVKTAELWTAPAC from the exons ATGGGGAAGCTGAGTTTTGGCAGAGTTTTGGATcgtttttgtctttcttcttctgGGTCAGGCTCTTGTCTCTGCATCAATAACTATGCCTCAGAAGATGAGCGTGAGCTAGAAAGCAAGCCACTGATTACAACACCTGAAACTGGCCAGTTGGTGAAAATCAAGGATGTTATTTCTGCACCCCCGACCCTGGCTCTTCAATTGAAGCCCAAG ACGGTTGTGCTAAAAGTGTCGATGCACTGCAATGGATGCGCAAGGAAAGTCAAGAAGCATATCTCCAAGATGGAAG GAGTGACATCTTATGAAGTAGACCTGGAAAGCAAGATGGTGGTGGTGATTGGAGACATTGCTCCTTTCGAAGTGTTAGAGAGTGTATCTAAAGTGAAAACCGCCGAGTTATGGACCGCTCCTGCCTGCtag
- the LOC113773489 gene encoding probable ADP-ribosylation factor GTPase-activating protein AGD14: protein MSSRKEDEKNERIIRNLLKLPDNRRCINCNSLGPQYVCVNFWTFVCTNCSGIHREFTHRVKSISMAKFTSQEVSALQGAGNASAKEIYLKEWDPHRQSLPDGSNVERLRDFIKHVYVERRYSGERIFEKPPRVKVAESEDSQENRRIGSFQSGSQSPPYDDEHRYSDRPSPGGRSPGYDQDHRQYDKRSPARTEVVNDWRREDRFGNGRRSEDIRVSDGGSKLGSRSPDHQRDLDVSSPPVVRPVRDILGENVSPLRVLEPPKANDPKSADVSTRTQRTASSSSLASSNGNPAEIKIEASLIDFDAAPELPVPAPVQPQQSAASASIAQTATPSSDNWANFDSVAEVKASQPRVNSNPLESVLSQLSVPASVSGHVAVTPGIANNSTASSTGNPAAAPGPVASLRIPAATFFVPCC from the exons ATGTCGAGTCGGAAGGAGGATGAAAAGAATGAGCGGATTATACGGAATTTGCTCAAGTTACCCGATAATCGGAGGTGTATTAACTGTAATAGCTTG GGGCCTCAATATGTCTGCGTTAACTTCTGGACATTTGTCTGCACAAACTGCAGTGGAATACA TCGCGAGTTTACCCATAGAGTGAAGTCAATATCTATGGCTAAATTCACTTCACAAGAAGTTAGTGCTCTTCAAGGGGCAGGAAATGCG AGTGCAAAAGAAATTTATCTTAAGGAATGGGATCCACATCGTCAATCTCTTCCGGATGGCAG TAATGTGGAAAGGCTTCGAGATTTCATTAAACATGTTTATGTAGAAAGGAGATATTCCGGTGAAAGGATCTTTGAGAAGCCTCCAAGGGTGAAGGTG GCGGAAAGCGAGGACTCTCAAGAAAACAGGAGGATAGGTAGTTTCCAGAGTGGTTCTCAAAGCCCACCATATGATGATGAGCATCGTTATAGTGATAGACCGAGTCCAGGTGGAAGAAGTCCAGGGTATGATCAGGATCATCGGCAATATGATAAGAGAAGTCCTGCTCGCACAGAAGTAGTCAATGACTGGCGACGTGAAGATAGATTTGGTAATGGAAGGAGATCGGAGGATATAAGAGTGTCTGATGGAGGTTCTAAGCTTGGTAGTAGGTCGCCAGATCATCAAAGAGATCTCGATGTGTCCAGCCCACCAGTGGTACGACCTGTTAGAGATATTTTGGGAGAGAATGTTTCTCCTCTTCGTGTTCTTGAACCTCCAAAAGCCAATGACCCCAAGTCTGCTGATGTTTCCACACGCACTCAG AGAACCGCGTCTTCCAGTAGCTTGGCATCCTCTAATGGGAACCCAGCTGAAATTAAAATTGAAGCTTCATTAATTGATTTTGATGCTGCTCCAGAACTTCCTGTACCTGCACCGGTGCAGCCACAGCAATCGGCTGCAAGTGCATCCATAGCGCAGACAGCAACACCTAGCAGTGATAACTGGGCAAATTTTGATTCTGTGGCTGAGGTGAAAGCATCTCAGCCACGTGTTAACTCCAATCCACTGGAATCTGTACTTTCTCAGCTGTCAGTGCCAGCATCTGTATCTGGTCATGTGGCCGTGACTCCGGGAATTG CAAACAACTCCACAGCATCTTCAACTGGTAATCCAGCAGCTGCCCCTGGACCTGTTGCATCACTGCGAATTCCGGCTG CCACATTCTTCGTTCCCTGCTGTTGA
- the LOC113775253 gene encoding polyadenylate-binding protein 5-like isoform X2, producing the protein MTGLRSSGFGLPALYVWTLADTVTGADVHRLFLVCVAIRTEIFCDSIIGRYALVSFAKKEHADLAMNKLASATLHGRPIQMMDCHPCTKMTGLVPDTLFVRNLPDRADIELLEYLFFKYGKIWYINIPRRPDGQSADYGFVQFDSDEPCRAAIEEMNGYEALGVSLRVDPYYLDPEKKIFGLDSAKPCDGYSQDAADVVCAVRNVLAQQINTGASKIAKVDAAGASTAGASTDCGTDALPPMGNVLIEELSSHVADRLASLPLTDSMFS; encoded by the exons ATGACTGGTCTTCGATCGTCTGGTTTTGGGCTGCCGGCGCTTTATGTTTGGACTTTGGCCGATACCGTGACGGGAGCGGATGTTCATCGCCTCTTCCTCGTGTGTGTCGCGATTAGGACTGAGATTTTCTGTGACTCCATAATTGGCCGCTATGCCCTGGTTTCCTTTGCGAAGAAAGAACATG CTGATTTGGCAATGAACAAGCTGGCCTCTGCTACCCTCCACGGAAGGCCTATCCAAATGATGGATTGTCATCCATGTACTAAAATGACTGGGCTGGTTCCTGACACGTTGTTTGTGAGG AACTTGCCAGACAGGGCTGACATTGAACTTTTGGAATACCTATTTTTCAAATACGGAAAGATTTGGTATATCAATATCCCAAGACGTCCTGATGGTCAATCAGCCGACTATGGCTTTGTTCAATTTGACAGTGATGAACCTTGTCGAGCAGCTATTGAGGAGATGAATGGCTATGAAGCGCTTGGAGTGAGCCTGCGTGTGGACCCTTATTATCTAGACCCtgagaagaaaatttttgggctGGACAGTGCAAAACCCTGTGATGGTTATTCACAAGATGCAGCTGACGTGGTTTGTGCTGTTCGGAATGTGCTTGCTCAACAGATAAACACGGGTGCAAGCAAG ATTGCGAAAGTGGATGCTGCTGGTGCGTCTACTGCTGGTGCGTCTACTGATTGTGGGACAGATGCATTGCCGCCCATGGGGAATGTTTTGATTGAAGAGCTTTCAAGCCATGTTGCTGATCGGTTGGCATCATTACCCTTGACTGATAGCATGTTTTCCTAA
- the LOC113775253 gene encoding polyadenylate-binding protein 5-like isoform X1, which yields MTGLRSSGFGLPALYVWTLADTVTGADVHRLFLVCVAIRTEIFCDSIIGRYALVSFAKKEHADLAMNKLASATLHGRPIQMMDCHPCTKMTGLVPDTLFVRNLPDRADIELLEYLFFKYGKIWYINIPRRPDGQSADYGFVQFDSDEPCRAAIEEMNGYEALGVSLRVDPYYLDPEKKIFGLDSAKPCDGYSQDAADVVCAVRNVLAQQINTGASKGKLLQQIAKVDAAGASTAGASTDCGTDALPPMGNVLIEELSSHVADRLASLPLTDSMFS from the exons ATGACTGGTCTTCGATCGTCTGGTTTTGGGCTGCCGGCGCTTTATGTTTGGACTTTGGCCGATACCGTGACGGGAGCGGATGTTCATCGCCTCTTCCTCGTGTGTGTCGCGATTAGGACTGAGATTTTCTGTGACTCCATAATTGGCCGCTATGCCCTGGTTTCCTTTGCGAAGAAAGAACATG CTGATTTGGCAATGAACAAGCTGGCCTCTGCTACCCTCCACGGAAGGCCTATCCAAATGATGGATTGTCATCCATGTACTAAAATGACTGGGCTGGTTCCTGACACGTTGTTTGTGAGG AACTTGCCAGACAGGGCTGACATTGAACTTTTGGAATACCTATTTTTCAAATACGGAAAGATTTGGTATATCAATATCCCAAGACGTCCTGATGGTCAATCAGCCGACTATGGCTTTGTTCAATTTGACAGTGATGAACCTTGTCGAGCAGCTATTGAGGAGATGAATGGCTATGAAGCGCTTGGAGTGAGCCTGCGTGTGGACCCTTATTATCTAGACCCtgagaagaaaatttttgggctGGACAGTGCAAAACCCTGTGATGGTTATTCACAAGATGCAGCTGACGTGGTTTGTGCTGTTCGGAATGTGCTTGCTCAACAGATAAACACGGGTGCAAGCAAG GGAAAATTGCTGCAGCAGATTGCGAAAGTGGATGCTGCTGGTGCGTCTACTGCTGGTGCGTCTACTGATTGTGGGACAGATGCATTGCCGCCCATGGGGAATGTTTTGATTGAAGAGCTTTCAAGCCATGTTGCTGATCGGTTGGCATCATTACCCTTGACTGATAGCATGTTTTCCTAA
- the LOC113775253 gene encoding polyadenylate-binding protein 5-like isoform X3 — MTGLRSSGFGLPALYVWTLADTVTGADVHRLFLVCVAIRTEIFCDSIIGRYALVSFAKKEHADLAMNKLASATLHGRPIQMMDCHPCTKMTGLVPDTLFVRNLPDRADIELLEYLFFKYGKIWYINIPRRPDGQSADYGFVQFDSDEPCRAAIEEMNGYEALGVSLRVDPYYLDPEKKIFGLDSAKPCDGYSQDAADVVCAVRNVLAQQINTGASKAASCSKREKVKKMEHGRNHFKEIRRRVELEGSK, encoded by the exons ATGACTGGTCTTCGATCGTCTGGTTTTGGGCTGCCGGCGCTTTATGTTTGGACTTTGGCCGATACCGTGACGGGAGCGGATGTTCATCGCCTCTTCCTCGTGTGTGTCGCGATTAGGACTGAGATTTTCTGTGACTCCATAATTGGCCGCTATGCCCTGGTTTCCTTTGCGAAGAAAGAACATG CTGATTTGGCAATGAACAAGCTGGCCTCTGCTACCCTCCACGGAAGGCCTATCCAAATGATGGATTGTCATCCATGTACTAAAATGACTGGGCTGGTTCCTGACACGTTGTTTGTGAGG AACTTGCCAGACAGGGCTGACATTGAACTTTTGGAATACCTATTTTTCAAATACGGAAAGATTTGGTATATCAATATCCCAAGACGTCCTGATGGTCAATCAGCCGACTATGGCTTTGTTCAATTTGACAGTGATGAACCTTGTCGAGCAGCTATTGAGGAGATGAATGGCTATGAAGCGCTTGGAGTGAGCCTGCGTGTGGACCCTTATTATCTAGACCCtgagaagaaaatttttgggctGGACAGTGCAAAACCCTGTGATGGTTATTCACAAGATGCAGCTGACGTGGTTTGTGCTGTTCGGAATGTGCTTGCTCAACAGATAAACACGGGTGCAAGCAAG GCAGCCTCATGTAGTAAGagagaaaaggtgaaaaag ATGGAACATGGAAGAAACCACTTTAAAGAAATTAGAAGAAGAGTTGAGTTGGAGGGTTCAAAATAA